In one Pyxidicoccus xibeiensis genomic region, the following are encoded:
- a CDS encoding DNA gyrase/topoisomerase IV subunit A: MLAEAETKTRKKQGAAGGSGGGGGAATGSGGGSGGSVNASLADEARRRYINYALSVITSRALPDVRDGLKPVQRRILFGMYHDHRLTQDAKYQKSAKVVGSVMGQYHPHGDASIYEALVRMAQDFSLRYPLVDGHGNFGSMDGDGAAAMRYTECRLAGLASELLTELGKKTVAFRPTYDGSLQEPVVIPARVPQLLMNGTTGIAVGMATNIPPHHLGELVDALVALIENPQLVTKDLLKWVKGPDFPTGAQVLNSKSELREIYETGQGSIRIRGEYKLEDLKRGGQQIIVTSIPYTVNKSTLVAKIGDLVRERKLPLITDVRDESTKDVRIVLELKKDANPELVMAYLYKQTPLQTNFGVNLTCLVPSDDNPEVGTPRRLDLKTILQYFLDFRFDVVTKRFQHELGELQRRVHILEGFEKVYDALDEMIRIIRASEGKQDAAKKLIARFKLDEVQVDAILEMKLYKLARLEILVVEKELKEKRAEIKRIQGILKDKSKVWGTVRDELGEMKTLYNDKRRTRIGGAGSEELEFSEESFIADEDAHVVLTKDGWVKRVREVKDPASTRLREGDAVMAVLAGSLKANLVLFSNFGTAYVTRFNDVPASTGYGEPVQKFFKFDDGERVVAALSLDARLPQPEKLLGVTKHGMGMRFLLEAHTEVSTRAGRRYAKTGEGDEIIGVQPVGDKDLVAVLTEKTSALVCKVAEVNELAGPGKGVTVIKVAEGDRVVDFLAAAPSHKDAKLEFETQKGRKLHLTPARHEVTGRGGKGHEMSKRDAVKEVARPITFIPLPEKKE; this comes from the coding sequence ATGCTCGCAGAAGCCGAAACGAAGACGCGAAAGAAGCAGGGAGCCGCGGGCGGCAGCGGCGGCGGTGGCGGAGCCGCGACGGGCTCCGGTGGGGGGAGCGGAGGCTCCGTCAATGCCTCGCTGGCGGACGAAGCGCGCCGCCGGTACATCAACTACGCCCTGTCCGTCATCACCTCGCGCGCCCTGCCGGACGTGCGGGACGGCCTCAAGCCGGTGCAGCGCCGCATCCTCTTCGGCATGTACCACGACCACCGGCTGACGCAGGACGCCAAGTACCAGAAGTCCGCCAAGGTGGTGGGCAGCGTGATGGGCCAGTACCACCCGCACGGCGACGCCTCCATCTACGAGGCGCTGGTGCGCATGGCCCAGGACTTCTCCCTGCGCTACCCGCTGGTGGACGGCCACGGCAACTTCGGCTCCATGGACGGCGATGGCGCCGCGGCCATGCGCTACACGGAGTGCCGCCTGGCGGGCCTGGCCAGCGAGCTGCTCACGGAGCTGGGCAAGAAGACGGTGGCCTTCCGGCCCACCTATGACGGCTCGCTCCAGGAGCCCGTCGTCATCCCCGCCCGCGTGCCGCAGCTGCTCATGAACGGCACCACCGGCATCGCCGTGGGCATGGCCACCAATATTCCTCCCCACCACCTGGGCGAGCTGGTGGACGCGCTGGTGGCGCTCATCGAGAACCCGCAGCTGGTCACCAAGGATTTGCTCAAGTGGGTCAAGGGCCCGGACTTCCCCACCGGCGCCCAGGTGCTCAACAGCAAGAGCGAGCTGCGCGAAATCTACGAGACGGGCCAGGGCAGCATCCGCATCCGCGGCGAGTACAAGCTGGAGGACCTGAAGCGCGGCGGCCAGCAGATCATCGTCACGTCCATCCCCTACACGGTGAACAAGTCCACCCTGGTGGCCAAGATTGGCGACCTGGTGCGCGAGCGGAAGCTGCCGCTCATCACCGACGTGCGCGACGAGTCCACCAAGGACGTGCGCATCGTCCTGGAGCTGAAGAAGGACGCCAACCCCGAGCTGGTGATGGCGTACCTGTACAAGCAGACGCCGCTCCAGACGAACTTCGGCGTCAACCTCACCTGCCTCGTCCCCAGCGACGACAACCCCGAGGTGGGCACCCCGCGCCGGCTGGACCTCAAGACCATCCTCCAGTACTTCCTGGACTTCCGCTTCGACGTCGTGACGAAGCGCTTCCAGCACGAGCTGGGCGAGCTGCAGCGGCGCGTCCACATCCTCGAGGGCTTCGAGAAGGTCTACGACGCGCTCGACGAGATGATTCGCATCATCCGCGCGTCCGAGGGCAAGCAGGACGCGGCCAAGAAGCTCATCGCCCGCTTCAAGCTGGATGAGGTCCAGGTGGACGCCATCCTGGAGATGAAGCTCTACAAGCTGGCCCGCCTGGAGATTCTGGTCGTCGAGAAGGAGCTCAAGGAGAAGCGCGCGGAAATCAAGCGCATCCAGGGCATCCTCAAGGACAAGAGCAAGGTCTGGGGCACCGTCCGGGACGAGCTGGGCGAGATGAAGACCCTGTACAACGACAAGCGCCGCACGCGCATTGGCGGCGCGGGCTCCGAGGAGCTGGAGTTCAGCGAGGAGTCCTTCATCGCGGACGAGGACGCCCACGTGGTCCTCACCAAGGACGGCTGGGTGAAGCGCGTGCGCGAGGTGAAGGACCCGGCCTCCACGCGCCTGCGCGAGGGTGACGCCGTCATGGCCGTCCTGGCCGGCAGCCTGAAGGCCAACCTGGTGCTGTTCAGCAACTTCGGCACCGCGTACGTCACGCGCTTCAACGACGTGCCCGCCTCCACGGGCTACGGCGAGCCGGTGCAGAAGTTCTTCAAGTTCGACGACGGCGAGCGCGTCGTCGCGGCGCTGTCGCTGGACGCGCGCCTGCCCCAGCCGGAGAAGCTGCTGGGGGTGACGAAGCATGGCATGGGCATGCGCTTCCTGCTGGAGGCCCACACGGAGGTCTCCACCCGCGCCGGCCGCCGCTACGCGAAGACGGGCGAGGGCGACGAAATCATCGGCGTGCAGCCGGTGGGCGACAAGGACCTGGTCGCGGTGCTCACGGAGAAGACGAGCGCCCTGGTGTGCAAGGTGGCCGAGGTCAACGAGCTGGCGGGCCCGGGCAAGGGCGTCACCGTCATCAAGGTGGCCGAGGGCGACCGGGTGGTGGACTTCCTCGCCGCCGCGCCGAGCCACAAGGACGCGAAGCTGGAGTTCGAGACGCAGAAGGGCCGCAAGCTGCACCTGACCCCGGCGAGGCATGAAGTCACGGGACGGGGCGGCAAGGGCCACGAGATGTCGAAGCGCGACGCGGTGAAGGAAGTGGCACGGCCCATCACCTTCATCCCGCTGCCGGAGAAGAAGGAGTAG
- a CDS encoding hemerythrin domain-containing protein: MDTPHDPYADHHAGLLHVHRELLALFDTLRATWEHMPLKPTVELALGAGNALLGHHHRESEGLFPGLRRYGRLRSADVAFLDARDTEHRALHGLCVRLLDSARAPHPKVSELVLLGGQLADAMRPHFADEEAGLAPERLRLMIAPDALVELGRTLGGPPPP; the protein is encoded by the coding sequence ATGGACACACCCCACGACCCGTACGCGGACCACCATGCAGGGCTCCTCCACGTTCACCGCGAGCTCCTCGCCCTCTTCGACACCCTGCGAGCGACCTGGGAGCACATGCCCTTGAAGCCCACCGTGGAGCTCGCGCTCGGAGCAGGCAACGCCCTCCTCGGCCACCACCACCGCGAGAGCGAGGGGCTCTTTCCGGGCCTGCGCCGGTACGGGCGCCTGCGCTCCGCCGACGTCGCGTTCCTCGACGCGCGCGACACGGAGCATCGCGCCCTTCACGGCCTCTGCGTGCGCCTGCTGGACAGCGCGCGCGCACCCCACCCGAAGGTCTCGGAGCTCGTGCTGCTGGGCGGACAGCTCGCCGACGCGATGCGCCCGCACTTCGCCGACGAGGAGGCGGGGCTCGCGCCCGAGCGCCTGCGCCTGATGATTGCGCCAGATGCGCTCGTCGAGCTCGGGCGCACGCTCGGAGGCCCGCCCCCTCCGTGA
- a CDS encoding helix-turn-helix domain-containing protein: MPPSPELPPEAYNLPQGFYLVRRVGRSSHVARGPTHRNPGYELSWVVSGRIEFELPRDRLSGAAGSCLLLPPGLLNTPAARNMDVLQLMLAPSLVEEALKALGRRVRLPLAARALAPGSRLGALCHALALESTHVAEDDPALGALVYAVTLGLVREDGPRASRGMTPGIRRALDLIEAQLDQPLRVEDMAQVAGMARFDFMRAFRDQVGQSPYRHLTRRRLERAAERLRGGARSILEVALACGFQDPSRFARAFTRHHGCAPRAYRARFT, translated from the coding sequence ATGCCGCCCTCCCCTGAACTGCCGCCCGAGGCCTACAACCTTCCCCAGGGCTTCTACCTGGTCCGGCGCGTGGGGCGCTCCTCGCACGTCGCGCGCGGGCCCACGCACCGCAACCCAGGCTACGAGCTGTCGTGGGTGGTCTCGGGCCGCATCGAGTTCGAGCTGCCCAGGGACAGGCTCTCCGGAGCCGCCGGCAGCTGCCTCCTGCTGCCGCCGGGCCTGCTGAACACCCCCGCCGCACGCAACATGGACGTGCTCCAGCTGATGCTCGCGCCCTCCCTCGTGGAGGAGGCCCTGAAGGCGCTCGGCCGAAGAGTGCGACTGCCCCTGGCGGCCCGGGCCCTGGCGCCTGGCTCGCGCCTGGGAGCCCTCTGCCACGCCCTCGCGCTGGAGTCGACCCATGTGGCGGAGGACGACCCAGCCCTCGGGGCGCTCGTCTACGCAGTCACCCTCGGCCTGGTGCGCGAGGACGGCCCGCGCGCGTCGCGGGGAATGACGCCTGGCATCCGCCGCGCCCTGGACCTCATCGAGGCGCAGCTCGACCAGCCGCTGCGCGTGGAGGACATGGCGCAGGTCGCGGGAATGGCGCGCTTCGACTTCATGCGGGCGTTTCGCGACCAGGTGGGCCAGAGCCCCTACCGTCACCTGACGCGCAGACGGCTGGAGCGCGCGGCGGAGCGGCTGCGCGGCGGGGCGCGCTCCATCCTCGAGGTGGCGCTCGCATGTGGCTTCCAGGACCCGAGCCGCTTCGCGCGCGCCTTCACCCGCCACCACGGCTGCGCCCCGCGCGCCTACCGTGCACGATTCACCTAG
- a CDS encoding DNA gyrase/topoisomerase IV subunit B: MATKKESYTGADIQVLEGLEPVRKRPAMYIGGTDSTGYHHLLWEILDNSVDEVINGFATTVEVTLHKDSRSITVVDNGRGIPVDIMPKHKKPAVEVILTTLHSGGKFEQGNYIHSGGLHGVGSSVVNALARKLVVEIKRDGKRHVQNYARGRATTPLKVEGPCRGTGTSVTFEPDPEIFGEKLKFDAELVRERLEAKSYLHKGMTVVWKDETAHPHTSVTYKHDGGIAEYLTKVVTERQKPVVPTGSAAFYHSRDNGVRLEASLAWTEATDEHIRSYVNGIPTAQGGTHEAGLRSAVVKAVRNYIETHNLTPKGVTLTAEDIREGITAILSTYVVEPQFQGQTKGRLNNPEVTAQVDGVLRPALEKWLNDNKSIAEAVVARIVLAARAREASRAASQAISRKTAVSHRLNLPGKLADCSSTDPVHSELFIVEGDSAGGSAKQGRDRRTQAILPLRGKVLNAEQASTDKVTTNKELQDIVSALGCGIGSDFDISKLRYGRVFLLMDADSDGHHIATLLLTFFYRHLRPLIESGAIHIAQPPLYRVDIGKETYWALDEADRDRIIQEKTRGNAKPNIMRFKGLGEMTPDELKETTLDPKHRMSLRVTIDNPLETDRLINDLMGKDVSARFKFIMERAGEVQELDV, encoded by the coding sequence ATGGCGACGAAGAAGGAAAGCTACACAGGCGCGGACATCCAGGTCCTCGAGGGACTGGAGCCGGTGCGCAAGCGCCCCGCGATGTACATCGGCGGCACCGACAGCACGGGCTATCACCACCTGCTGTGGGAAATCCTCGACAACTCGGTGGACGAGGTCATCAACGGCTTCGCGACCACCGTCGAGGTGACGCTCCACAAGGACTCGCGCAGCATCACCGTGGTGGACAACGGGCGCGGCATCCCCGTGGACATCATGCCCAAGCACAAGAAGCCGGCCGTGGAGGTCATCCTCACGACGCTTCACTCGGGCGGCAAGTTCGAGCAGGGCAACTACATCCACTCGGGCGGTCTGCACGGCGTGGGCAGCTCGGTGGTCAACGCGCTCGCGCGCAAGCTCGTCGTGGAAATCAAGCGCGACGGCAAGCGGCACGTGCAGAACTACGCGCGCGGCCGGGCCACCACCCCGCTGAAGGTGGAGGGCCCTTGCCGCGGCACGGGCACGTCCGTCACCTTCGAGCCGGACCCGGAAATCTTCGGCGAGAAGCTGAAGTTCGACGCGGAGCTGGTGCGCGAGCGGCTGGAGGCCAAGAGCTACCTCCACAAGGGGATGACCGTCGTCTGGAAGGACGAGACGGCCCACCCGCACACGTCGGTGACGTACAAGCACGACGGCGGCATCGCCGAGTACCTCACCAAGGTGGTGACGGAGCGGCAGAAGCCGGTGGTGCCCACGGGCAGCGCGGCGTTCTACCACTCGCGTGACAACGGGGTGCGGCTGGAGGCCTCGCTGGCGTGGACGGAGGCCACGGACGAGCACATCCGCTCGTACGTCAACGGCATCCCCACGGCCCAGGGCGGCACGCACGAGGCGGGCCTGCGCAGCGCCGTCGTCAAGGCGGTGCGCAACTACATCGAGACGCACAACCTGACGCCCAAGGGCGTGACGCTCACCGCGGAGGACATCCGCGAGGGCATCACCGCGATTCTGTCCACGTACGTGGTGGAGCCGCAGTTCCAGGGCCAGACGAAGGGGCGCCTCAACAACCCGGAAGTCACCGCCCAGGTGGACGGCGTGCTGCGCCCCGCGCTGGAGAAGTGGCTCAACGACAACAAGTCCATCGCCGAGGCGGTGGTGGCGCGCATCGTCCTGGCCGCCCGGGCCCGCGAGGCCAGCCGGGCCGCGTCCCAGGCCATCAGCCGCAAGACGGCCGTCAGCCACCGGCTCAACCTGCCGGGCAAGCTGGCGGACTGCTCGTCCACGGACCCCGTGCACAGCGAGCTGTTCATCGTCGAGGGCGACTCGGCAGGCGGCTCCGCCAAGCAGGGGCGCGACAGGCGCACCCAGGCGATTCTCCCGCTGCGCGGCAAGGTGCTGAATGCCGAGCAGGCGTCCACCGACAAGGTGACGACGAACAAGGAGCTGCAGGACATCGTCTCCGCGCTGGGCTGCGGCATCGGCTCGGACTTCGACATCAGCAAGCTGCGCTACGGGCGCGTCTTCCTGCTGATGGACGCGGACAGCGACGGCCACCACATCGCCACGCTGCTGCTCACCTTCTTCTACCGGCACCTGCGCCCGCTCATCGAGAGCGGCGCCATCCACATCGCCCAGCCGCCCCTGTACCGGGTGGACATCGGCAAGGAGACGTACTGGGCGCTGGACGAGGCGGACAGAGACCGCATCATCCAGGAGAAGACCCGGGGCAACGCGAAGCCCAACATCATGCGCTTCAAGGGCCTGGGCGAGATGACGCCGGACGAGCTGAAGGAGACGACGCTCGACCCGAAGCACCGGATGAGCCTGCGCGTCACCATCGACAACCCCCTGGAGACGGACCGGCTCATCAATGACTTGATGGGCAAGGACGTCAGCGCCCGCTTCAAGTTCATCATGGAGCGCGCGGGCGAGGTCCAGGAGCTGGACGTCTAG
- a CDS encoding M50 family metallopeptidase: MRTASGAQLDFSRLALLVLMLGVGWYFWDSPVFWPLKVLVVMMHESGHAIATLLVGGSVDKIHLAANESGSCLSRLPPGVLAKVAVYSGGYLGSAVAGAGLLLATFRFRLRRWVLGAACVWLAVMGLVYGGDLFTKAFCLGTAVVLGLCAKYLPDGAVDVVNLFIAAFTALYAVVDLKDDLWNAAVRSRSDAALLADLTWVPAIVWAVLWTLLAVGLLGVAAYWSLHAKPRGLQMPSVSTRARRV; this comes from the coding sequence ATGAGGACCGCCAGCGGAGCACAGCTTGATTTCAGCCGGTTGGCCCTCCTCGTCCTGATGCTGGGGGTGGGGTGGTACTTCTGGGACTCGCCCGTCTTCTGGCCCCTCAAAGTCCTGGTGGTGATGATGCACGAGAGCGGGCATGCCATTGCCACGCTGCTGGTGGGGGGCTCGGTGGACAAGATCCACCTGGCGGCCAACGAGTCCGGCTCCTGTCTGTCCCGCCTTCCACCGGGCGTGCTGGCGAAGGTGGCCGTGTACTCGGGGGGATACCTGGGGAGCGCGGTGGCCGGGGCGGGGCTGCTGCTGGCGACGTTCCGGTTCCGGCTCCGGCGCTGGGTGCTGGGGGCGGCCTGTGTGTGGCTGGCGGTGATGGGGCTGGTGTACGGCGGGGACCTCTTCACCAAGGCTTTCTGCCTGGGCACGGCGGTGGTGCTGGGGCTGTGCGCGAAGTACCTGCCGGACGGCGCGGTGGACGTGGTGAACCTGTTCATCGCGGCGTTCACGGCGCTGTACGCGGTGGTCGACTTGAAGGACGACCTGTGGAACGCCGCGGTGCGCTCGAGAAGTGATGCGGCGCTGCTGGCGGACCTGACCTGGGTGCCCGCGATTGTCTGGGCCGTGCTGTGGACGCTGCTGGCCGTGGGCCTGCTGGGCGTGGCCGCGTACTGGTCCCTGCACGCGAAGCCGCGCGGGCTGCAGATGCCGTCCGTGTCCACGCGGGCGCGGCGGGTGTAG
- a CDS encoding MBL fold metallo-hydrolase, whose product MRNPYVRQLKLGPMDNFVYLVGPADAPDVVVVDPAWEVEAIEAAVKEDGKKLVGAFVSHCHFDHINGLPDLLSRHDIPVYAQREELEFSEELRALGDALRPVGAGDVLKVGREEFHALHTPGHTPGSHCLLAGDALVSGDTVFINGCGRCDMSGGNPEEMYRSLSQVLLKVPDTAKLWPGHDYADVPVRSLGEVREKNPYFAFKDVASFVAFRMRPRK is encoded by the coding sequence ATGCGCAACCCGTACGTGCGGCAGCTCAAGCTGGGACCCATGGACAACTTCGTCTACCTCGTGGGGCCGGCGGACGCGCCCGACGTGGTGGTGGTGGACCCGGCCTGGGAGGTGGAGGCGATTGAGGCGGCGGTGAAGGAGGACGGCAAGAAGCTGGTGGGCGCCTTCGTGTCGCACTGCCACTTCGACCACATCAACGGGCTGCCTGATTTGCTCTCCCGGCACGACATCCCCGTGTACGCGCAGCGCGAGGAGCTCGAGTTCTCCGAGGAGCTGCGCGCGCTGGGCGACGCGCTCCGCCCCGTGGGGGCAGGGGACGTGCTGAAGGTGGGCCGGGAGGAGTTCCACGCGCTGCACACGCCCGGGCACACGCCGGGCTCGCACTGCCTGCTGGCGGGGGACGCGCTGGTGTCCGGGGACACGGTGTTCATCAACGGCTGCGGCCGGTGTGACATGAGCGGCGGCAACCCGGAGGAGATGTACCGCTCGCTGTCCCAGGTGCTGCTGAAGGTCCCGGACACCGCGAAGCTGTGGCCCGGGCATGACTACGCGGACGTGCCGGTGCGCTCCCTGGGCGAGGTGCGGGAGAAGAACCCGTACTTCGCGTTCAAGGACGTGGCCTCGTTCGTGGCGTTCCGGATGCGGCCCCGGAAGTAG
- a CDS encoding DUF6891 domain-containing protein, with translation MKAALREKAEVAVLGGYLSEKQVLASIRERAEHALGSDDAVEAILAYTRGLLERHGDEERHWKGPTVNDAITRAFEELNGKGIIALEDVGGALSDGWTEVTQAAKDSDPPARGATFFQGQDVERGVLGQGLMLAFGAFDEFFQLDDAASPAIAREVRDTLARHGLQTEWDGSVEQRIHIPPFPWRKRRATLPARKGRARGRKKAEPVPERIRCSQVLDAVVREEGVTREEAIAALEAHIREAALKHYGDWRKLEARYDAENDRVELFQDVLVVERHADTGPAPNETTPAELGPDLGTKVEPGDELVFQLFYLAEHWAEAREQDAQYGHIMNLVAFERSIEPMTAQSMKAGMLEQLRAAKQ, from the coding sequence GTGAAGGCAGCGCTCCGTGAGAAAGCGGAGGTGGCGGTCCTGGGGGGCTATCTGAGCGAGAAGCAGGTGCTCGCCTCCATCCGGGAGCGCGCGGAACACGCGCTGGGCAGTGACGACGCGGTGGAGGCCATCCTCGCGTACACCCGGGGCCTGCTCGAACGGCACGGGGACGAGGAGCGCCACTGGAAGGGGCCCACGGTGAATGACGCCATCACCCGCGCCTTCGAGGAGCTGAATGGCAAGGGCATCATCGCCCTGGAGGATGTCGGCGGCGCCCTCTCGGATGGCTGGACGGAGGTCACCCAGGCCGCGAAGGACAGCGACCCGCCCGCCCGGGGCGCCACCTTCTTCCAGGGTCAGGACGTCGAGCGCGGCGTGCTGGGACAGGGACTCATGCTCGCCTTCGGCGCGTTCGATGAGTTCTTCCAGTTGGACGACGCGGCGAGCCCCGCCATTGCCCGGGAGGTCCGCGACACGCTCGCACGGCATGGCCTCCAGACGGAGTGGGACGGGAGCGTCGAGCAACGCATCCACATCCCGCCGTTTCCCTGGCGCAAGCGCCGCGCGACGCTGCCCGCCAGGAAGGGCCGCGCCCGAGGCAGGAAGAAGGCCGAGCCCGTCCCCGAGCGCATCCGCTGCAGCCAGGTCCTGGACGCAGTGGTGCGCGAGGAAGGCGTGACGCGGGAGGAGGCCATCGCGGCGCTCGAAGCCCACATCCGCGAGGCGGCCCTGAAGCACTACGGCGACTGGCGCAAGCTCGAGGCCCGCTACGACGCAGAGAACGACCGGGTCGAGCTCTTCCAGGACGTCCTGGTGGTCGAGCGCCATGCCGACACCGGCCCGGCGCCCAACGAGACGACGCCCGCGGAGCTCGGCCCCGACCTGGGGACGAAGGTCGAGCCGGGAGACGAGCTGGTCTTCCAGCTCTTCTATCTGGCCGAGCACTGGGCGGAGGCCCGCGAGCAGGATGCGCAGTACGGACACATCATGAACCTCGTGGCCTTCGAGCGCAGCATCGAGCCGATGACCGCGCAGTCCATGAAGGCCGGCATGCTCGAACAGCTCCGCGCGGCGAAGCAGTAA
- a CDS encoding alpha/beta hydrolase family protein, with the protein MRTLLLTLCLGLSLTSSPSLGGDEAPPPSLLDPVSTLSVTLLGTGQAEAGGQVWHYQLLRLQEPGKVPTYAQWFPPRNPGLWPTLMLARPYDGISWSGEAVDAKWAARGPGIHPDDSEPHHHAGSSPIAYSLTTPEQLASEAFIYLLHDFGVLAVYGRFYAGGNLQNDRDDMHAGMRFLAQAPGVDRSRIGVFGGSWGGFEALYAAADAPAASRPKVGVALYPLSDFARQLDYLSNVVPSRVTDPAVRARYASFFEPYSRRIFATTGGPPGAPGTDYSRWTREHLAPRLDMPFLVIHEDWDTLVPVEQTRTLAAQAGPRLSPLYFEHLAAPDWNTAALSHGPLMEQYVLTVGTLSVGHLLTNLGSPAQLLFVPYVESSLVSWLWEVRVLQWYGRDVSAVAPRLRELADARVVFYELNTGGAVFGADWVAAAVNALWGTQYTSANIREALAGGLPH; encoded by the coding sequence ATGCGAACCCTCCTCCTGACGCTGTGCCTCGGGCTGTCACTCACGAGCAGTCCCTCCCTTGGGGGTGACGAAGCCCCTCCGCCCTCCCTCCTCGACCCGGTCTCCACTCTGAGCGTGACCCTCCTCGGCACGGGTCAGGCCGAGGCCGGCGGGCAGGTGTGGCACTACCAGCTCCTGCGGCTCCAGGAGCCCGGAAAGGTCCCCACCTATGCGCAGTGGTTCCCGCCCCGGAACCCGGGCCTCTGGCCCACGCTGATGCTCGCGCGCCCCTATGACGGCATCTCCTGGTCCGGCGAGGCCGTGGACGCGAAGTGGGCCGCCCGCGGCCCTGGCATCCACCCCGACGACAGCGAGCCGCACCACCACGCGGGCTCCTCGCCCATCGCCTACTCGCTCACGACGCCCGAGCAACTGGCCTCGGAAGCCTTCATCTACCTGCTGCACGACTTCGGCGTGCTCGCCGTCTACGGCCGCTTCTACGCGGGCGGCAACCTCCAGAACGACCGGGACGACATGCACGCGGGGATGCGCTTCCTCGCCCAGGCCCCTGGCGTCGACCGCTCGCGCATCGGCGTCTTCGGCGGCTCGTGGGGTGGCTTCGAGGCCCTCTACGCCGCCGCCGACGCTCCGGCCGCCTCCCGCCCGAAGGTCGGCGTCGCCCTCTACCCGCTCTCGGACTTCGCGCGGCAGCTCGACTACCTCTCCAACGTCGTTCCCTCCCGCGTGACGGACCCGGCGGTGCGCGCCCGGTACGCCAGCTTCTTCGAGCCCTACTCCCGCCGCATCTTCGCCACCACCGGCGGCCCGCCCGGCGCGCCCGGCACCGACTACAGCCGCTGGACGCGCGAGCACCTGGCCCCGAGGCTGGACATGCCCTTCCTCGTCATCCACGAGGACTGGGACACGCTCGTCCCGGTGGAGCAGACGCGGACGCTGGCCGCCCAGGCCGGCCCGAGGCTGTCACCGCTCTACTTCGAGCACCTCGCCGCCCCCGATTGGAACACCGCCGCGCTGTCCCACGGTCCCCTGATGGAGCAGTACGTGCTCACCGTCGGCACCCTCTCCGTAGGCCATCTGCTCACGAATCTGGGCAGCCCCGCGCAGCTCCTCTTCGTCCCGTATGTGGAGTCGTCGCTGGTCAGCTGGCTGTGGGAGGTGCGCGTCCTCCAGTGGTACGGGCGCGACGTGTCGGCCGTGGCGCCCCGGCTCCGCGAGCTCGCGGACGCGCGCGTGGTGTTCTACGAGCTCAACACCGGAGGCGCCGTCTTCGGAGCGGACTGGGTGGCAGCGGCCGTCAACGCGCTCTGGGGCACCCAGTACACGTCCGCCAACATCCGCGAGGCGCTCGCGGGAGGCCTGCCCCACTGA